The segment GATATGCTATTGCGCACGGCGCTCAATTTCAATGAGGTATCAGTCTAATTTTCTGCGGAAAACCAGCTTGCTGGGTGTGCTGGCTTGTTCGGCCAGTGCGTAGCCTTCCAAGTCAAACTTGCGCAGGTCCGCCACCTTTTTTGCCTTGTGCTGCACGGCCCAACGCACCATCAGGCCGCGCGCGCGTTTAGCGTGAAAGCTGATGATCTTGTACTTGCCGCCCTTGAAGTCTTCGAAAGCGCATTCAACCACAGGCGCTTTGAGTGCTTTGAGATCGACAGACTTGAAGTATTCCTGTGAGGCTAGATTGACCACGATGCGCTCGGCTTCGGGCTGCTCTTTGATTCGTTCATTGAGGTAGTCTGCAATCTGCGAGCCCCAGAATTGATAGAGGTTGCTTCCCTTGGCATTCTCAAGCCTTGTGCCCATTTCCAGGCGATAGGGCTGGAGCAGATCAAGGGGGCGCAGCACACCGTAGAGGCCGCTGAGAATGAGCACATGCTCTTGCGCCCAGTCCAGCTCCTTGGGCTTTAGGCTGGCGGCATTCAAGCCCTCATACACATCGCCATTAAAGGCCAGCACGGCTTGGCGGGAATTCTTGGCAGTGAACTTGGGACTAAAGGCCTCATAGCGGCCCACGTTCAGCACAGCCAGCTTGTCGCTGATGCTCATGAGTGCAGAAATTTGCTGAGGCGACTTTTCCCGCAGAACTTCGATCAGCTCAAGCGGCTGCTTTTTGAAGACCGGCAGCGTGTGCGGCAGCTCGGCGCAGACGGGACTTTCGTAGTCCAGAGATTTGGCAGGAGAGATGAGAAAAAGCATGGGTTGACACTAAAAATCGGAAGAAGATTAATGAAAAAGGGCCAGGGGCCCATCCACCGAAGTGGATAACACCCTTGGCCCTGTGATGCCGGAAGGCAGTCTGCTTAGGCGTTGTTGCCAGAAGCTTGCTCTTCCTTCTCAAACGGCAGCTGCATCAGGCTGAGATCCTTACGGGTCTCGACCAGTACCAGCGGGCCTTCATCGCTCACCACGACCGCAGCGCGTTCGCGGGGGATGTGTACGGGCTTGGGCTCAGCAGCAATGGCGGCTTGTACAGCAGCGATTTTTTCAGCGTCAGAGTTGACCCACTGCAGACCCGATGCTGCAGCTAGCGCCTGCAGCGCGGGAATCGGCAGATCATAGGCTTGGGCTTTGGCAGCCACGGGGGCAGGAGCTGCCACAGGTGCCGCAGCCGGTGCTTGCACTGGGGCTGCTACTGGAGTGGCTACTGAGACTGGAGCGACAGTTGCTACTGATGCGATTGGTGCAACAGGGGCTTGAGCTACAGGTTCAGCCGGCGCTGGTGCAACCGCGACTTGAGCAACAGGAGCTGCAACCGGTGCTGCAACTGGAGTCGCGACAGGC is part of the Comamonas sp. Y33R10-2 genome and harbors:
- the yaaA gene encoding peroxide stress protein YaaA; translation: MLFLISPAKSLDYESPVCAELPHTLPVFKKQPLELIEVLREKSPQQISALMSISDKLAVLNVGRYEAFSPKFTAKNSRQAVLAFNGDVYEGLNAASLKPKELDWAQEHVLILSGLYGVLRPLDLLQPYRLEMGTRLENAKGSNLYQFWGSQIADYLNERIKEQPEAERIVVNLASQEYFKSVDLKALKAPVVECAFEDFKGGKYKIISFHAKRARGLMVRWAVQHKAKKVADLRKFDLEGYALAEQASTPSKLVFRRKLD